From the Theobroma cacao cultivar B97-61/B2 chromosome 2, Criollo_cocoa_genome_V2, whole genome shotgun sequence genome, one window contains:
- the LOC108660981 gene encoding uncharacterized protein LOC108660981 isoform X2 has translation MGGECSSKNRVVTKKNLGFIDTVFSWSLDDIFNDNLYKDQVEKIPVSFQSTEHYLGSYVLPLLEETRAAIRSSMESIARAPYAEVTYLNEAKPHGTLSFDVNVDYWRNRFSDRVKEPYKTLPGDIFVIADAKPETESDLQRGGRTWTFALVTNITADEDEDNSSSTSFKVKAQEDIASKDEMQNSLFVIFLRNVTTGRRIWNALHMKGNLNIIKELLPTGSVVEESCSLCSSQNDGTVNDIFLTSLLSQMNESQRKAVLACLNKVQCNHRAHVELIWGPPGTGKTKTVSVLLFTLLRKKYRTLTCAPTNVAITEVASRVLKLVKEAKKTPSVPDDPFCSVGDILLFGSKERLKVGTELEEIFLDYRVKRLTECLGPLGWWHCFTSMITFLEDCVTQYHIFLENESIKEREHGRENENHEKECCSETDFEKAKHKSFLEYVRERFVSTANPLRRCVSILHTHVPKIYFLEHNIQEFETLFDLLDSFRTVLFREDVVSEEVEELFLLSTDVKLLRQNAETSLLLCSVRSQCLSVLKALRDSLQELKLPSARNKDSIIRFCFQTASLLFSTACGSHKLYKLEMKPLNVLVIDEAAQLKECESAIPLQLPGIAHSFLIGDEWQLPATVLSNVSDEAGFGRSLFQRLTTLGHSKHLLNIQYRMHPSISCFPNARFYSNQILDAPCVKHRSYEKHYLPWPMFGPYSFINVCGREEVVDAGYSHRNMVEVAVVQRLVRTLYKAWNGSREKLSVGIISPYAAQVVAIQEKLGGKYEKIDGFVVKMKTVDGFQGGEEDIIIISTVRSNSSGAIGFMSNPQRTNVALTRARHSLWILGNGGTLAQSESAWEALVHDAKARYCFFNADEDKELANTILDAMKDLNQLDDLLNGDSVLFKSARWKVLFSDYFRMSFGKLKSVQTKKSVLNLLLKLSSGWRPKKRNVDLICESSSMVLKQFKVEHLYIVCSIDVVKKHRYTQVLKAWDLLPLEDIGRLVKRLDGIFRMYTDDFISRCNEKYLEGDLEVPKTWTTSFDIVRYKALSQDERENTSNGSASDGRCYVENSKVSESLLLMKFYSLSSGVVNHLLADQDGRELELPFEVTDQERDIIQFQRSSFILGRSGTGKTTVLTMKLFKKEQLHHLATENLDEVDTNNSNEVCQANRIMGGIGGTEATVLRQLFVTVSPKLCYAVKHHVLQLKRFASGGDYSQESALEDVDDIDGAAQFKDIPDSFVDILPKAYPLVITLQKFLIMLDGTIGNSFFEKFNNAKELSMLNGEVENAPIFLRNFIRTREVNYEKFCSTYWPHFNDKLTKSLDSSRVFTEIMSHIKGGLRSGDSCDGRLNEEDYVKLSEGRVSILSGHERQMIYDIYQDYEKMKRENRDFDMADLVIDLHRRLQNERYEGDIMDFVYIDEVQDLTMRQIALFKHVCKNVSEGFVFCGDTAQTIARGIDFRFEDIRSLFYNEFVLESKCQADDGKKGKGQISKKFQLSQNFRTHDGVLRLAQSVIDLLYRFFPSFVDILSPETSLIYGEAPILLESENGDNAIATIFRNHGNVGGHMVGFGAEQVILVRDDPAKNEISKYVGKQALVLTIVECKGLEFQDVLLYNFFSSSPLKSQWRVVYAYMKEQGLLDASWSFPSFKPEKHNILCSELKQLYVAITRTRQRLWICENVEEFSKPVFNYWKKKCLVQVRKLDDSLAQAMQVASSPEEWKSRGHKLLRQGNYVMATMCFERAHDTYGERLAKAFGLRADADRLHGLNPEMSSTARRQAAEIFDSIGKAEHAADCFYMLEEYEKAGQIYLEKCGESALSRAVECFLLAGCYKAAAEVYARGNYFSKCLSVCTEGKLFDMGLQYIQYWKQHVNVDDKIVTRNEDIEELKQKFLESCAHHYHEVNDKRTMMNYVRAFDSMSSRRTFLQSLECFDELLYLEEESGNFLEAANIAKLRGELLLGADLLGKGAQFEEAAILILWFVFANSLWLAGSTGWPLKQFTEKEKLLTKAKSFAKKLSNQFYGLVCSEADILLNKPSNLFLMKQYLSASQRHKSTRGEVLTARMILDHHLQLNNSKYEWVDELVFDLASYSEEQISGNQVTTETLVYFWNFWKDKIMQIFEYLDHAEIQDISDYRRYEEFCLNYFGVWRHFNNRHTVYLVLNSDAEWLRKLDYKYVCSNQKQVSMSCHQFVSAARSYWCSELLSVGQQVLTKLEKFYNFPQKNFPSSFYQSRSLTHIYEVASFLLNCKFLNNQRVDKALMKFVQLSTENFFGYIFPLDWRESLRENMISLRGTEISKNLLEEVIFGKIRSKNGLSYGETGMVALIILGSDQLNNELYGKILEGLKWNTEWKNFIGSLKEDRGSTPVSATGPINKFLGGNRSSESTTGSSSAGHIEESGNENQIIFKFHEALQVTYKANWRRISDYISPVCFLYLVERYLVLLSYFKGYFFTTKATFVEWLIYQDGIPSSASSFVAVKQQSLEDILKFVIEMIQQLLYCKQETVDWIRKFHTNVKGNHSLVVLRLVVIMCLLHLNFHKCPNLRKCLNLLFDLLGQQHVTELLPWDFCDALWRWRRHNSLNIDINVLGQAFKKIRNPLTIVSMGGNCPNFACQDVIFVDMKVNPCKEEILGVLFPKAASLCGEVLPPASYDDGKSSKVVPNLSSGCLPDQDLNAQNQNNSDMLSSKVVPSLSSGCLPDQDLNAQNQNDSDTLINHVKFWEIVEAFKALGDIRDQWTIMLNASKMRGYLGKCIFLLNAAAEGCLQKKPAGSEDDDFSREAISMLDEMKQLHTQLEPSAQYFLRSSFRCFLFSVS, from the exons ATGGGTGGTGAATGTTCAAGTAAGAATAGAGTAGTGACTAAAAAGAATCTGGGTTTTATTGATACTGTGTTTTCATGGTCTCTTGACGACATATTCAATGATAACCTCTACAAGGATCAG GTGGAAAAAATTCCAGTTTCATTTCAAAGCACGGAACATTATCTTGGGTCATATGTTTTGCCATTGTTGGAAGAGACGCGAGCAGCAATACGTTCATCTATGGAAAGTATAGCTAGAGCGCCTTATGCTGAAGTGACATATCTTAACGAGGCAAAGCCACATGGCACATTATCGTTTGATGTAAATGTTGATTACTGGAGAAACAGGTTCAGTGATCGTGTGAAGGAACCATACAAAACATTGCCCGGAGATATTTTCGTCATAGCAGATGCTAAACCTGAAACTGAGTCTGATTTACAAAGGGGAGGAAGAACCTGGACATTTGCTTTAGTCACTAATATTACAGCGGACGAGGATGAGGATAATAGCTCATCTACTTCCTTCAAAGTGAAGGCACAGGAAGACATTGCATCCAAAGATGAGATGCAGAACTCGCTATTTGTAATTTTCCTGAGGAATGTAACCACAGGGAGACGAATATGGAATGCATTGCACATGAAGGGAAACCTAAACATTATCAAAGAACTTTTGCCCACTGGTTCTGTG GTAGAAGAAAGCTGCAGTCTTTGTTCCTCACAGAATGATGGAACCGTGAATGACATTTTTCTGACAAGTTTGCTGTCTCAAATGAACGAATCTCAAAGGAAGGCAGTTTTGGCTTGTCTTAACAAAGTGCAGTGCAACCACAGGGCTCATGTGGAACTTATTTGGGGCCCACCGGGAACTGGGAAAACTAAAACTGTTAGTGTGCTGCTGTTTACTCTGTTGAGAAAGAAATATAGGACACTAACTTGCGCCCCGACAAATGTTGCCATTACAGAAGTAGCTTCACGTGTCCTAAAGCTGGTAAAAGAAGCTAAGAAAACACCCTCTGTTCCAGATGATCCATTTTGTTCCGTGGGAGACATCCTCTTATTCGGCAGTAAAGAGAGACTTAAGGTTGGTACCGAGCTTGAAGAAATATTTCTGGATTATCGTGTAAAAAGGCTTACAGAGTGCTTAGGCCCGCTGGGTTGGTGGCACTGTTTTACTTCAATGATAACTTTTCTTGAAGATTGTGTCACTCAGTACCATATTTTCTTGGAAAATGAATCAATCAAAGAGAGGGAACATGGTCGTGAAAATGAAAACCATGAGAAAGAGTGTTGCAGTGAAACTGATTTTGAGAAGGCGAAACACAAATCATTTCTTGAATATGTAAGAGAAAGATTTGTCTCTACAGCAAACCCCCTGAGAAGATGTGTCTCGATTTTACACACCCATGTACCCAAAATCTACTTTCTGGAACATAATATCCAAGAATTCGAAACTctttttgacttgcttgaTTCTTTTAGAACTGTGCTGTTTCGTGAGGATGTAGTTTCTGAAGAAGTGGAGGAGCTCTTTTTACTTTCGACAGATGTTAAATTGCTTCGCCAAAATGCCGAAACATCACTCTTGCTGTGCTCGGTAAGAAGCCAGTGTCTTTCTGTTTTGAAAGCCCTCCGTGATTCTCTTCAGGAACTCAAACTACCAAGTGCCAGGAACAAGGATTCGATAATACGATTCTGTTTTCAAACAGCGTCCTTACTCTTTTCCACTGCATGCGGTTCACATAAACTCTATAAACTTGAAATGAAACCACTGAATGTGTTAGTGATTGATGAAGCAGCACAGTTAAAAGAATGTGAATCAGCCATACCCTTGCAACTGCCCGGTATAGCACATTCCTTTCTTATTGGTGATGAATGGCAATTGCCTGCTACAGTTCTAAGCAAT GTTTCTGATGAAGCTGGCTTTGGAAGAAGTTTATTTCAAAGGCTAACGACATTGGGTCACTCAAAGCACCTTTTGAATATTCAGTACAGAATGCATCCGTCAATCAGTTGCTTTCCAAATGCAAGGTTCTATTCTAACCAGATCTTGGATGCACCGTGTGTTAAGCATAGGAGTTATGAGAAGCATTATCTTCCATGGCCTATGTTTGGTCCTTATTCCTTCATAAATGTCTGCGGAAGAGAAGAAGTTGTTGATGCTGGATATAGCCATAGAAATATGGTTGAGGTAGCTGTTGTGCAGAGGTTGGTGCGAACTCTGTACAAAG CATGGAATGGCTCAAGAGAGAAGCTCAGTGTTGGTATAATCTCTCCCTATGCTGCTCAGGTTGTTGCAATTCAGGAGAAACTTGGTGGGAAGtatgagaaaattgatggCTTTGTAGTGAAGATGAAGACAGTTGATGGGTTCCAGGGTGGTGAGGAagatattataataatatcaaCTGTGAGATCAAATAGTTCAGGTGCAATTGGGTTCATGTCAAATCCTCAAAGAACAAATGTTGCTCTTACAAGGGCTAG GCACAGCCTCTGGATTTTGGGGAATGGAGGAACGCTGGCACAAAGTGAATCTGCTTGGGAGGCTTTAGTTCATGATGCAAAGGCACgatattgtttttttaatgCTGATGAAGACAAGGAATTGGCAAACACCATTCTAGATGCCATGAAAGATTTAAATCAACTTGATGACTTGCTTAATGGCGACAGTGTTCTTTTCAAAAGTGCTAGGTGGAAG GTTCTTTTCAGTGATTACTTTAGAATGTCATTTGGGAAGCTGAAATCTGTCCAGACCAAGAAATCAGTTTTAAACCTTCTACTAAAACTTTCCAGCGGCTGGCGACCTAAGAAGAGAAATGTGGATTTAATTTGTGAAAGCTCTTCTATGGTCTTGAAACAATTCAAGGTTGAACATCTTTATATAGTCTGCTCAATTGATGTAGTGAAGAAGCATAGGTACACTCAGGTATTGAAGGCTTGGGATCTTTTGCCGTTAGAGGATATTGGGAGACTGGTTAAGCGCCTCGATGGCATCTTCAGAATGTATACTGATGATTTTATCAGTCGTTGCAATGAGAAATATCTGGAGGG GGATTTGGAAGTTCCCAAAACTTGGACAACCTCATTTGATATTGTCAGGTATAAGGCACTAAGCCAAGATGAAAGAGAGAACACTTCAAATGGCAGTGCTTCAGATGGTAGATGTTATGTAGAGAACTCAAAAGTGAGTGAGAGCTTGCTGTTGATGAAATTCTACTCTTTATCATCGGGTGTTGTGAACCACCTTCTTGCTGATCAGGATGGGAGAGAACTAGAACTCCCATTTGAGGTGACAGACCAGGAACGcgatataattcaattccaaaGAAGCAGTTTTATACTAGGAAGGTCAGGCACTGGGAAGACTACTGTCTTAACCATGAAGTTGTTTAAGAAAGAACAATTACACCATTTAGCAACTGAAAATTTGGATGAAGTTGACACAAATAACTCTAATGAAGTCTGTCAGGCAAACAGAATCATGGGTGGTATTGGAGGGACTGAAGCGACTGTATTGCGCCAGCTTTTTGTAACAGTCAGTCCCAAACTTTGTTATGCTGTGAAACATCATGTTCTTCAATTGAAAAG GTTTGCCAGCGGGGGAGATTATTCTCAAGAGAGTGCCTTGGAAGATGTGGACGATATTGATGGTGCAGCACAATTCAAGGATATTCCGGATTCATTTGTTGATATTCTTCCTAAGGCATACCCTCTTGTTATAACTTTACAAAAGTTTCTGATAATGCTTGATGGAACAATCGGTAACTCTTTCTTTGAGAAATTTAATAACGCTAAGGAGCTATCAATGTTAAATGGGGAAGTTGAGAATGCACCAATTTTCTTACGAAACTTTATAAGAACAAGGGAGGTCAATTATGAAAAGTTTTGTTCAACTTATTGGCCCCATTTTAATGATAAGCTGACAAAAAGCCTTGACTCATCCAGAGTCTTCACAGAGATAATGTCTCATATAAAAGGTGGCTTGAGGTCAGGGGATTCTTGTGATGGTAGACTCAATGAGGAGGATTATGTAAAACTATCTGAGGGTAGAGTGTCTATCTTAAGTGGACATGAGAGACAGATGATATATGATATTTATCAAGATTacgaaaaaatgaaaagagaaaacagaGATTTTGATATGGCTGATCTTGTGATTGATCTTCATCGTCGACTTCAAAATGAAAGGTATGAGGGTGACATAATGGattttgtttatattgatGAGGTGCAAGATCTTACAATGAGGCAAATTGCTCTTTTCAAACATGTTTGCAAAAATGTAAGCGAAGGCTTTGTTTTTTGTGGGGATACAGCACAAACTATTGCCAGGGGTATTGATTTTAGGTTTGAAGATATACGATCCCTTTTCTACAATGAGTTTGTTTTGGAATCAAAATGTCAAGCAGATGATGGGAAAAAAGGGAAAGGtcaaatatctaaaaaatttcAGTTGAGCCAGAATTTTCGTACACATGATGGTGTCCTAAGGTTAGCGCAGAGTGTCATCGACCTTCTTTACCgtttctttccttcatttgTTGATATATTATCCCCCGAAACTAGTCTTATATATGGAGAAGCCCCAATTTTGCTTGAATCTGAGAATGGAGACAATGCTATTGCAACAATATTCAGGAACCATGGTAATGTTGGGGGACATATGGTTGGATTTGGAGCAGAGCAGGTCATATTAGTACGAGATGATCCTGCTAAGAATGAAATTTCAAAGTATGTTGGCAAGCAAGCACTTGTTCTGACTATAGTGGAATGCAAAGGTTTAGAGTTTCAG GATGTATTATTATACAACTTTTTTAGTTCATCACCTTTAAAGAGTCAGTGGAGAGTTGTATATGCATACATGAAGGAGCAAGGCTTGCTTGATGCCAGTTGGTCATTTCCAAGTTTCAAACCGGAAAAACACAACATTTTGTGCTCCGAATTGAAGCAGTTATATGTTGCTATCACTCGCACAAGGCAAAGACTGTGGATTTGTGAAAATGTAGAAGAGTTTTCCAAGCCTGTGTTCAACTACTGGAAGAAGAAGTGCCTTGTTCAAGTTAGGAAGCTGGATGATTCACTTGCACAAGCAATGCAAGTTGCAAGCAGTCCAGAAGAGTGGAAGTCACGTGGTCATAAG CTGTTGCGGCAAGGTAACTATGTGATGGCAACAATGTGCTTCGAAAGAGCACATGATACATATGGGGAAAGACTGGCCAAGGCTTTTGGACTTAGGGCAGATGCTGACCGCTTGCATGGTTTAAATCCTGAAATGTCTTCTACTGCCAGGAGGCAGGCTGCTGAAATTTTTGATTCCATCGGCAAGGCTGAGCATGCTGCAGATTGCTTTTACATGTTAGAGGAGTATGAAAAAGCAG GTCAAATATATTTGGAAAAATGTGGGGAATCTGCTCTATCAAGAGCTGTAGAATGTTTTCTTCTTGCTGGATGTTACAAGGCTGCAGCAGAAGTGTATGCAAGAGGCAACTATTTCTCAAAATGCTTGTCTGTTTGTACCGAAGGGAAACTCTTTGACATGGGCCTGCAGTACATTCAGTACTGGAAACAGCATGTAAATGTGGATGACAAAATAGTTACTAGAAATGAGGATATAGAAGAGCTGAAACAAAAGTTTTTGGAGAGCTGTGCACATCACTATCATGAGGTTAATGACAAGAGAACAATGATGAATTATGTCAGAGCTTTTGATTCAATGAGTTCAAGACGAACATTCTTGCAGTCGTTAGAGTGTTTTGATGAGCTTCTGTATCTGGAAGAAGAATCAGGGAACTTCCTGGAGGCAGCAAACATTGCAAAGTTGAGAGGTGAACTTCTACTTGGGGCTGATCTGCTTGGGAAGGGTGCACAATTTGAGGAGGCCGCAATTCTTATTCTCTGGTTTGTGTTTGCGAACTCTCTTTGGTTAGCTGGGAGCACAGGATGGCCATTAAAGCAGTTCACAGAGAAAGAGAAGCTTCTAACAAAAGCCAAGTCATTTGCAAAGAAGTTGTCAAACCAATTTTATGGGCTTGTTTGTTCAGAGGCTGACATTTTACTGAATAAGCCAAGCAACTTATTCTTGATGAAACAATATTTAAGTGCTTCTCAGAGGCACAAGAGTACCCGAGGTGAAGTATTAACTGCTCGAATGATTCTAGATCATCATCTTCAATTAAATAACTCAAAATATGAATGGGTAGATGAATTGGTCTTTGATCTAGCAAGCTACTCAGAAGAGCAAATTTCTGGCAACCAGGTTACCACCGAGACACTGGTCTACTTTTGGAATTTCTGGAAGGATAAAATTATGCAGATATTTGAGTATCTTGATCATGCTGAAATCCAAGATATTAGTGATTACAGAAGATATGAAGAATTCTGCTTGAATTATTTTGGTGTGTGGAGACATTTTAATAATCGACATACTGTCTATCTTGTGCTGAATTCCGATGCTGAATGGCTGAGAAAACTGGATTACAAATATGTTTGCAGTAACCAGAAGCAGGTTTCTATGTCTTGCCATCAATTTGTCTCAGCTGCAAGGAGTTATTGGTGTTCAGAACTGCTCTCTGTTGGCCAGCAAGTTTTGACAAAGCTTGAGAAATTCTATAATTTCccacaaaaaaattttccgTCATCCTTCTATCAAAGCAGGTCTCTTACTCATATCTACGAGGTCGCAAGTTTTCTCTTGAATTGCAAGTTTCTGAACAATCAGCGTGTGGACAAGGCTCTGATGAAATTTGTTCAACTTTCAACAGAGAACTTCTTTGGCTATATATTTCCTCTTGATTGGCGAGAATCACTGAGGGAGAACATGATCTCTCTGAGGGGAACTGAAATCTCAAAGAATTTACTTGAAGAGGTTATATTTGGAAAAATCAGGTCAAAGAATGGGTTGTCTTATGGGGAAACTGGAATGGTGGCATTGATAATTCTTGGGTCTGATCAGCTAAACAATGAACTATATGGGAAGATTCTTGAAGGCTTAAAATGGAATACAGAATGGAAGAACTTCATTGGGAGTCTCAAAGAGGATAGAGGTTCTACTCCAGTTTCTGCAACTGGCCCTATCAATAAATTTCTCGGGGGGAATAGAAGCTCAGAATCGACAACTGGATCTTCTTCTGCTGGTCATATTGAGGAAAGTGGGAATGagaatcaaattattttcaagttcCATGAAGCTTTACAAGTTACGTATAAAGCTAACTGGAGGCGCATATCTGATTACATTTCACCAGTTTGTTTCTTGTATCTTGTTGAGCGCTATCTGGTCTTGTTATCCTACTTCAAAGGATACTTTTTCACTACCAAGGCTACTTTTGTCGAATGGCTTATCTACCAGGATGGGATACCCAGCTCAGCTTCCAGTTTTGTGGCTGTTAAGCAGCAATCTTTGGAAGATATTCTTAAATTTGTAATTGAAATGATCCAGCAGTTACTCTATTGTAAGCAAGAGACAGTAGATTGGATCAGAAAATTTCATACAAATGTGAAGGGGAACCATTCACTGGTGGTTTTGAGATTGGTTGTCATAATGTGTTTGCTTCATTTGAACTTTCATAAGTGTCCCAATTTACGTAAGTGTCTCAATTTGCTTTTTGACTTGCTGGGTCAACAGCATGTTACAGAACTACTGCCGTGGGATTTCTGTGATGCTCTTTGGAGATGGCGGAGACATAATTCTCTGAATATTGATATAAATGTGCTTGGTCAAGCATTCAAAAAGATCAGAAACCCTCTCACAATTGTGAGCATGGGGGGAAACTGTCCAAATTTTGCATGCCAGGATGTTATATTTGTTGATATGAAGGTGAATCCATGCAAGGAGGAAATATTAGGAGTCTTGTTCCCTAAAGCTGCTAGTTTGTGTGGTGAAGTACTTCCTCCGGCCAGTTACGATGATGGGAAGAGCTCAAAGGTTGTTCCAAATTTAAGCTCTGGTTGTCTGCCAGATCAAGACTTGAATGCACAGAATCAAAATAACAGTGACATGCTGAGCTCAAAGGTTGTTCCAAGTTTAAGCTCTGGTTGTCTGCCAGATCAAGACTTGAATGCACAGAATCAAAATGATAGTGACACGCTGATTAACCATGTCAAGTTTTGGGAAATTGTTGAAGCATTTAAGGCACTGGGTGACATCAGAGATCAATGGACCATTATGTTAAATGCTTCAAAAATGAGG GGGTACCTAGGAAAATGTATTTTCCTCCTAAATGCTGCAGCAGAAGGATGTTTGCAGAAGAAACCTGCGGGTAGTGAAGACGACGACTTCTCAAGGGAGGCAATCAGCATGCTAGATGAAATGAAGCAACTCCATACTCAACTGGAACCGAG TGCACAGTATTTCCTTAGAAGTTCGTTCCGCTGCTTCCTTTTTTCAGTGAGCTGA